Proteins co-encoded in one Pelobates fuscus isolate aPelFus1 chromosome 5, aPelFus1.pri, whole genome shotgun sequence genomic window:
- the LOC134612686 gene encoding olfactory receptor 5V1-like codes for MVITITLSATLHSPMYFFLRSLSIVDICYTTSTVPKLLLDFLSKVKKISFIGCVAQLYSFISFGGIECILLAVMAGDRYVAICMPLRYTEIMSFKVCKILVTMCWLVGLLNSLAHTVFTFRLPFCKSQSINHFFCDIPPLLALACADTTANEIVVYTAGGSVIVGSFLITLISYICIVKAIIKIKTVSGRYKTFSTCASHLTVVTLYFGTIVFTYIRPTSTYSLDQDRVVPVLYGIIIPMLNPVIYSFRNKEVQGSLKKII; via the coding sequence ATGGTTATCACAATCACTCTGTCCGCCACCCTTCACTCTCCTATGTACTTTTTCTTACGTAGTCTCTCCATCGTAGACATTTGTTATACCACGTCAACTGTACCAAAGCTCTTGTTAGATTTTTTgtcaaaagtgaaaaaaatatcttTCATAGGATGCGTGGCACAATTGTATTCTTTTATATCTTTTGGTGGCATTGAATGCATTCTTCTAGCTGTCATGGCAGGTGATCGATATGTAGCTATTTGCATGCCTTTGCGCTACACAGAAATAATGAGCTTCAAAGTCTGCAAGATACTGGTGACTATGTGCTGGCTTGTCGGCCTGTTAAATTCACTTGCTCACACTGTTTTCACTTTCCGTTTACCATTCTGCAAGTCTCAGTCCATCAATCACTTCTTCTGTGACATTCCACCACTACTTGCTCTCGCTTGTGCTGATACTACTGCTAATGAAATAGTAGTGTACACTGCAGGAGGGTCAGTAATTGTGGGGTCTTTTCTGATTACTCTTATATCATATATTTGTATTGTTAAAGCAATCATAAAAATTAAGACAGTGTCAGGTAGATATAAAACATTCTCTACTTGTGCCTCTCATTTAACAGTGGTAACACTTTATTTTGGAActattgtatttacatatatacgtCCCACATCTACTTATTCCCTTGACCAAGACAGGGTAGTGCCTGTTCTCTATGGAATTATAATACCCATGTTAAATCCAGTAATATACAGCTTTAGGAATAAGGAAGTTCAGGGATCCTTAAAGAagattatctaa